CATTTCGGCCCCGCGCTGGTTCCGCTGGTGGCGCTGGCGCGGCTGGGATTCCCCATGAAACAGGTGGGATTCCCCAGTGACGAAGGGCTGAGCTGGATCGGCAGGAACGTGGCGTTCCGGTTAAGGATGAAATACGAGGCCATGATGCCCGCCCAGGTGGTAATGGCGGACGCTTTCATGCGGCCGGTTTTCAAATGGCTTTCCGGCAACGGGGTGATAATGATCACCGGCGACGGGAGCGGCACGGAGAAGAAGCTTGGCAAGCAGGAGACGTTAACGTTTCACGGCCAGCCGGTGATGTTCCCGCTTGGGCCAGCAATTCTGGCCGCCAAGACCGGGGCGGAGCTTATCCCCATGTTCATTACGCCGGGGGAGAAGAAGCCATTCAAAATCGTTATGGAAGATCCCATACGCATAGAAGGCAATGGCGATGAAACCTTTAGCGCCGCAATGAAAAATTTCGCGCGGTTGCTGGAACAGTACACGGCCCGTTATCCAGCGTATATGCGGTTTCTGGACAGGTTCAGCCCCGGCGCCCTCATAGAGGAGCCGGACCGGTGAGTTTCTTCACATCCGTTTTCAAACGGCGCAACCGGCGAAAGATAGAGCGGTTTCTGGGGCGAAAACTTGTGGAAACCCATATGCGGGAAGTTTGGATAAACACCTTGGCGGGTGTGAAATTGTGCGCCCATCTTCATACACCCTTGGAACCTCGGAGCAAACTGCCCGGCGTGGTGTTCGTGCCGGGCGGGGAGAGCGCCGGGCTGGACTATGACGAGAAAGGGGAAATGAGCGCCCACGAGGTGGCGGGGCTGGGTTACGCCGTTCTGACGTATGATCCTTCGGGCCGTGGGAAATCCGGGGGGAAAGAAAATTTCTGGGGCGCCAGCCACCAGCGGGAGTTGAAAGAGGTCATCGAATGGTTTGGCGCCCAGCCGGAGGTGGATGCGGACGACATGGGAGTGCTGTCGTTCTCAATTGGGGTGGTAATCGCCACGGGCGCATTGGCGATGGGGCCTTCGGTGAAGGTGCGTTACTTGTACGACTGGGAAGGCCCATCTAACAGCAAGGTCATAACGAAAAACGACACCCATAGGCCGCTTCTGCGGTTTCCTTCCGCCGATAGGGAGTTTTGGGACGAGCGGGAGGCTTCCAGATACATTGGGCGGATAAACTGCGGATATTTCCGTTACCAGGCGGACATGGACCATGTTCAGGGCAAGTTCAAGGGACACGCCATAGAACTTGTAAACGGCGCCGTGAATGGCCGGGCGACATGGGTTAGGCTCAACGACAATCAACCCGATATCACTTTGGACGGGAACCGGCCGGATGAATACCGCTGGATACCGGAGGAGCGAAACCACCGGGGGCAGATGTTAAAGTTTCTGCTGGAATTGCGTCATGTATAAAATAATCAACCGGAAGAAGCTGGTGGTGACGGCTGTGGCGGATACGCTGGGGAAAGCCATGTCCCTGCCCTGGCGGATGTTTCAAGGCGACGTTTCCATAGCGCCGGATAAAATAAAATCCATCTTGGTCATCCGCACAGCTTACATGGGGGACGTTATTATGACCCTCCCCATGCTCAAACCGCTCAAAGGACAGTTCAACAACGCGTCCATAACCTTTCTGGCGCCCAACGCCGCAGGGGAGTTGTTCGCGAACAACCCCTACGTGGACGAGGTGATGACATACAGCCCTTTCTGGTTCTATAAAGGATCGTCCATTTCTGATTATTTCCGATTCCTGGGCGGCTTGAGGGCGAAAAGTTTCGACCTGGTTATAGAGGCCCGGGCGGACATCCGGGACATCATGGCCATAGTGGCCCCGGCCCGCTCTAAACACAAGGTTAGCTACGATGTGGGTGGCGGCGGATGGATGCTAACCCATGTAACGCCTTACGCCGGGCTTAAACATAAAGTAGAATATCATTTAGATATAGCGCGCGACCTTGGTTGCTCCATGGATGGGTTGGATTGGGGCATAAGGTTCACAGGGCAAGAGCGGCAAAGGGTAAACGCCATTCTTGAAAATAGGGGTGTATCCAAACCGTTCGCCCTGGTTCATCCCGGCTCCCGGTTACCTCTTAAAATGTGGGCTCCGGAGAAATACGGGGAGTTGATAGGGAGAATGACGGCGGAGCTGGGCATGCGGGTGGCCGTGCTAGGCCATCCCGCCGAGAAGATGGCAACGGAGATCACGCTGGCTTCCGCCAAGGGAGCCGCCATAGACCTGTCGGGCGCATTTTCGGCGAGGGAGCTGATGGGCGTTATCGCCGAAGCGTCCGGCCTTGTGTGCAACGACAGCGCCCCGATGCACATGGCCAGCGCAGTGGGCACAAAGGTGGCGGCCCTGTTCGGCCCATCCAAGAGCGTGGAGACGGGGCCGTATGGCGTGAAGAGTAAAGTGGTGGAGCGGGATTTTCCGTGCAGGTTCACCTGTGACGAAAACAGATGCCTGTTCGCCAGGCATAACGCGTGCATGAAAGACATCACCGTGGAAGAGACATTCGCGGCGGTTAGGGAGTTGGTGGAGGCTTAGGTAGCAAGATGTTCAGGTTCGACGCGGTGAAAGCCGATGGTGTTACGGCCATAAAGGCCGCGGTTAAAAACACCCTGCGGGAAAAATACGCCGATAAACTGCCCAAGGACAAATCCGCGCCCATACTGATAAAGCCCAACCTCAACAGCAATATGAACGCCCTTACCGGCAACACCACGGACCTGCGCCTGCTGGCCGCGGTCCTGGAGTTTTTAAAGGAGACCGGATATACAAACATCGCCATGGGGGAAGGCACCAACAGCGGGTTCTACCGGAGCGGAATAAACGTGATTTCCCGGCTGAAGGTGGACTCGCTGGCGCGCCATTACGGCGTGAAGGCGCTGGATTTGAATTACTCGGAGAGGGTGGAAATACCTTTCGAGAATGGCGTGAAAGCCTCGGTGGCCAAAGAGGTTTTAGAGGCGGCGCTTTTGATAAACATGCCCAAGATGAAAACCCATTTCGAGGTGGGCATGAGCGTGTGTCTCAAAAACCTCATTGGGACGCTGGTGGGGCAGGAGAACAAGAAAAAGACGCACCTCTCCCTTTCATCCAACATTCTCAACATTAACAAGGCGGTTAAACCCCATCTGCATATCGTGGACGGGTTGATGGCCATGGAAGGGCTTGGGCCAACCCGGGGAACGCCCCTTAAGACCGGTGTCATCCTTTTCGGTGACGACCCGTACCTGATAGACATGATGGTGGCGAAGCTGGCCACCTTCGATTACGCCAAGGTTAAAACCCTGGCCGAGGCTGAACGGCGGGGGATAATCACCGGGGCGCACAAAAAATTCCATGACGAGTACCAGTTCGGCGACCTGTTCCGGTTCGAGCCGCCAAAACCCGGCCCCATCGCCGCGTTCATCCACAATCCCAAACGGCAAAAATATTTTTTGGCCATCCGTAACACGGCCTTCTTCAACGCCGTATGCTCCACGAACATTGTGGGCAAGCTGTTGTTCCTCACGGGATTGAGGCAGGACGTTTTTATAGACGACGAGCTGGAACTGGAAAAACTTGCCGCCGACACCTCAAAATGCGGCGATTGCCCTAAAAAATGCGCCGATTATTGCCCGGTGGATCTGGATTTGCCGGCGGCGCTTAATGCGGAAGCCGCCACGAAATGTATAAACTGCATGTATTGTTATTGTGTCTGCCCCAATGGCGCTATCGAGTTCTCCGGCAAGGCGGGGTTTCTTGATGAACAGATGCGCCAGTATGGCCAGATAATTAGAAGGATCGCTTGATAATGGGCAGACTGAAAATCACGTTTTTAAATCCGCCGTTCCTCAAAAGTTTCTCGCGGCCCCAAAGAAGCCCGGCGGTAACCAAGAGCGGCACCCTGTATTTTCCCATGTGGCTGGCGTACGCCTGCGGCGCGGCGGACAAGGCCGGGTTCGAGGTGGACTTCATGGACGCCCCGGCGGACGGGTTCGACCTGGATTATGTAAAAAAACGGGTGGCGGATTTTGCGCCGGGTCTCATAGTGGCCGACACATCCACCCCCAGCGTTTATAACGACGCGGCGGTTTGCCAGACCTTGAAGGATCTGGTTCCCGGAGCCTTTGTCCTGCTGGTAGGGACACATGTGACAGCCCTTCCGGAAGAGTCGTTAAAGCTTAACGGCTCGGTGGGCGCCGTGGCAGTGGGGGAGTACGACCAAACGGTGACGGACCTGGCCCAAACGCTGGAGAGCGGCGGGTCTTTAAAAGACGTGGCGGGAATATGCTGGCGGGACGGGGATAAAACCGTAAACAATCCCCGCCGGGAATTTATCGAGGATCTGGACAGCTTGCCCTTTGTAAGCTCCATTTACCGGCGGTTCCTTCGTATCGAAAACTACTTCAACCCCAACGCCATCCCGCCGATGGTGACTATCACCACAAGCCGGGGATGCCCCTACCCATGTTCGTTCTGCGTCTATCCGCAAACGCTCATGAGCAGGAAAGTGCGTTACAGGAGCGTGGCCAACGTGGTGGACGAGATAGAGTACATCACCAAATCGTTCCCCGAGGCCAAGTCCATATTCTTCGAGGATGACACTTTCACCATAAACCGCAAACGGTGCGTGGAAATATCCGAGGAGATGATGCGGCGCGGGATAAACATATCGTGGACCATTAACGCCCGGGCGGACCTGGACTACGAAACGTTGCGTGTAATGAAACGGGCCGGGTTGAAGCTTATGTGCGTGGGGTTTGAAAGCGGGAGCCAGCAACTGCTGGACAACATCGCCAAGAAGACCAGCGTGGAGAAGATGGAATCTTTCATGGCAGACGCGCGCAAGGCCGGGGTGCTGGTGCACGGCTGTTTCATGGTGGGCCTGCCCGGCGAGACAAAAGAGACCATGCAGGGCACGCTGGATATGGCCAAACGGCTTAACCCGGACACGGCCCAGTTCTACCCCATAATGGTGTATCCGGGCACCGACGCTTACCAGTGGTACAGCGAAAAGGGGTACCTTACCACCAAGGATTTCTCGCAGTGGCTCACCCCCGGCGGCCTGCATAACACCATCGTGAGAACCGAACAGCTCACCTCTGAGGAGATGGTGCAGTTTTGCGACCACGCCCGGCGGGAGTTTTACCTGCGCCCCCAATACATAGCCCGGAAGATGCTTAACGTGGCCGTGAACCCGGACGAGATGCGCAGAACGCTCCGCTCCGCCCGCACGTTCATAAAGTACCTGGTTAAAGGCTCCGACGTGGCCCGGTGAACAAAACCGTTTCTGTGGTGGTGCCCGCCTACAACGCGCAAAAAACCATCACCGCCTGCCTGGCGGGGCTGTTCAGCCAATCGTACCCGGAGGAGCTTTACGAGGTGATAGTGGTGGACGACGGCTCCACCGACAACACCGGGGCCTTCGCCAAAAATTTCCCGGTCCGCTACATAAGGCAGGAAAACAGCGGACCGGCCACGGCAAGGAACGCAGGGGCTAAAGAGAGCCGGGGCGGGTTGATAATGTTCACCGATTCGGACTGCGTTCCCACCAACAAATGGATTGAGGAAATGGCCAGGCCCTTCGGCGACCCGCAGGTGGCCGCGGTGAAAGGAGCCTACAAGACCACGCAAGGATCACTCACGGCCAGGTTCGCCCAGGTGGAGTTCGAGGAACGGTTTGAGATGTTGAAAGCCGCGGACTCCATAGACATGGTGGACACATATTCCGCCGCGTTCCGGGCGGAGGTGTTTTGGGGCGCCGGGGGTTTCGACGAGTCTTTCCCTGCGGCCAACAATGAAGACACGGACCTTTCATACAAACTTTCATCCGCCGGGAAACGCATGGTGTTCAACCCTTCGGCCATCGTGTTTCATATGGGCCATCCGGCAACCCCCTGCCGCTACGCCAGGGTGAAATTCTGGCGGGGATACTGGCGCATGGTGGTATATGGCCGCTATCCGGAAAAAATGGTGAAAGACACCTATACGCCCCAAACCCTGAAGCTCCAGATAGCCTTCGTCTTCGGCGGACTTGGTTTGCTATCGCTTGCGCCGTTTTCAGACATGGCGGCCAAGGGGGCCATAATAATGGCGCTGGCTTTTTTAGGCGTGGCGGCGCCTTTTACATCGTTCGCCCTGATGCGGGATCCGGCGGTTGGGTTGTTGGCCCCGCTGTTTTTAGCCTGGCGGGCGCTGGTGATAGGTTCTGGCGTCGCCTATTATCTGGCCAAAAAGAAAAGGAGGGCCACCCAACCGGGCGAACCCTCCTGAACTTGAATTGTCTAATCAGGCCGTGACTGAAACCGACTGTTCCGCCGTGGCGGTTGAACCGGCGGTGGAAGATGCCACCGAGGCGTACTGCCTGAAACTCTTGTAAGACGCGAAGGCCTCTTTGCTGTCCACACTACCGTCCCCATTGGCGTCGGCTGTAGAGAAATCGGCGCTGGCCTGGCCGGTTTCATCCTGGGTCAACAGGCCGTCCCCGTTGGCGTCCATCTGGGCGAACAGGTCGGTTATGGCTTTGTCCCGCTCGCTCTTGGCGTTCATCAACTCTGTGGCGTCGGCTTTGCCATCTCCGTTAGTGTCTATGGCGGAAAAGATGCTCTGGTCCAGCCCCAGTTCCCCGGCGGACAACGCGCCGTCACCGTCCGCGTCCCGGCTGGATATAAAAGATTCCGAACCGGCGGTGGTGGAGGCGGATGATTCCGAAGAAGGAACAGAAGCGGTTGAAGCTTCCGTAGTGGAGGCTGTGGATGTAGAAGAATCCGTGGCGGATGTGGAACCGGCGCTGGCTCCGGCGTGGTTGTTCATGGCCGCCATGAGCACCGGGGAGAGCAACTCACCAGAAGAAAGCGCGCCGTTGCCGTCGCTATCCATTTTGGAGAACGCGGAGGAGGAAACCCCCATCTCCGATTCGTTGAGTTCCCCGTCGCCGTCAGTGTCCTTCTTGGAAATGCGGTTATCTATCTGACGGTTGAAATAAGCGCCCGAAAGTTCTTTAGAGGTTAAAGAGCTGTCGGCGTTACTGTCCGCTTTGGAAAATATATCGGCGAATAAAGCCGATTCGCCCGACGACACACCGCCGTCGGCATTGCTGTCTTTTCTGGATACTGCGCCAGAAATGGAGCTGTAAACTTGTTTAAGGGCGGCAAAAGCAGTGCCCACCCCCTGCGCCGATATGGGATCCATCTCCGCTGTCTCCTTGCTTTAATCGTTCTTTACGCAGATATAAAGCAATGGCCGTGCCAGTTTATATGCTATTGATATTGCAGGCTCTCAATGTGAGAATGGCGGGGCAAAAGATGCCTTGGGGGCAAGAAATGCCTTTTCAGGCCTTCCTTATTTCACACAGAATGCCCCGTAACCGGCAGGAGCCAAAGGCCGGGTCGTATGGGGGTTCATCGGACACCAACACATTGGCGTTGGAGTCAAACACTCCAAAAAGGTTGGTCTCGGACTGTTCAGGGAACCACCACCCATGCTCCACGCTGACAGTGTCGGGCCGGATATTTTCCGTGACTTCCGCCTTCATCCGCGCCTGACCCCGGGGGGAGGTGACGATGACCCAATCCCCATCGGCGATACCCCGGGCTTGGGCTGTGCCCGGATTCAGCTGGGCCATGGGGTTGGGGTGGAGCTTTCTTAAAGACTCCACCTGGCGGTTGTCGCTATGGAAAAACTCCCGGGTCCGGGCGCCGGTGATGAGAATCAGCGGGAATTCTTTTGCGACCTCCGGTGAGCCTGTGGGGCTTTCCGGCGGTTCGGTGAAAGAGGGAAGGGGATCGTACCCCATCCGTTTCAAACCGGAGCAGGATAGCTCCACCTTCCGCGATGGAGTTCTAAACCCTTTCTCCGCATATTTTTCGTATCGAATGGAGGGGGTGAGCCCGCCACCGCTCTTTAAAAGCCCGTCGAAAGTCATGCCCGTGGGGGCCAGCTGGTAATCGAAAATCTGGCGGTACGTCATGTCCGCGCCGGGCAGGTTAAGCCGGGCCATCAGCTGGTCCATTATCCATTCATCCTGACGGCACTCGCCGGTCTGGGTGATCTTGGCGTGGGCGAAGGCGTAGTTTTCCGTGACCAGCGGGAAACCCATGAGGCCCTCGAACTCCGTCCAGAAGGCGGCCGGCAGGACGTAATCGGCCATGGCCGCCGAAGGGGTCATGAAATGGTCGGTGGCCACCAGCATGTCCAGCTTTTTCATGGCCTCGTAAACCCCTCTGGAGTTTGCCACGGTGGTCAAAGGATTATTGCCGAACAACATCAACGCCCGTACTCTATACGGGTCCCCCTCCCGCATGGCGTGGAACAGGCCGGGGATGTGGGCCGACGGCATGTATGCCCGCCAGCCACCCAAAAGTTTAAAAGCGCCGGAGCCAATCCTTTTCTTGCCCGCGTCGGGGGGCAGTTTATCTTTCAGGGTGGGGTAGGGGTTTAAAATGTTCATCCCCAAAATGTCGCCCCCCGGCTTGTCCAGGTTGCCGGTGATGGCCCGCAATATGGCTATGGCGCGGACGGTTTGGGTAGAGTTGGCGTTTTGCTCCAGCCCCAGCCCCCATTCTATGACCCCCGGTTTTACCGTGGCGTAAAGGGTGGCGACGCGGATAATGTCTTCCACCGGCAATCCGGTGATTTGCGAGGCCCATTCCGGCGTGCAATCGGCCACCCGCTCCGAAAGCCCGGCGAACCCGGATGTCCAGTTTTCCACGAATGGTTTGTCATATAAGCCCCGGGTGATGATCACGTTAATCATGGCCAACGCAAGGGCCGCGTCTGTCCCGGCGCGGATAGGCAACCACATGCCGCACTTCTCACCGGTTTCAGAGCGGCGCGGGTCTATGGCCACGGTCTTGGACCCATTGGCCATGGCGCGAAGAACGGCGGGGGCCAGCTCCCCGTCCGCGCAGGTTATCAATGGATTGTGGGCCCAGAAGATTATCAGCGCCGGATTGGTTTCCCCGTAATAATCGGGAGTAATGAACCCGCCATAGGTAAGGTTGCTTATGGTCACCCGGGGTATGAAACACTGGGCCAGCCCCGGCTCGTACCAGTTGGGGGTTCCCAAGGCGTTGGCGAACCGGACGGTGTGCATGTAATGATGACGTCCGGTGCCTTGGCCTATGGCTATGGATTCCGGCCCGGTCTCACTTTTTATCCGGGCCAGATGACCGGCTATCTCATCCAGCGCCGTTTCCCAGGACAGGGGCGACCACTTGCCTTCGCCACGCCCGCCAGTCCTTTTCAACGGAGTGGTGAGCCGGGCGGGGTGGTTGGCCACGTCCGCCGCCTTGGCCCCTTTTACGCACAGCCAGCCCCGGCTTACGGGTGATTGGGGGTTGCCCTTGACCTTTTCCACCCGGCCGTTTTTCACATGAACAAGGGTTCCGCATCCGCCGTGGCAGGAGCGGCAGACGCTATTAAAAATGTTCATGGGATTATCGGGTTAATTCCCGCTGGCGGGAACGGGCCCCTCCAGAAACGGCACCTCGAAAACTTTTTCGTGGAAAATGGGGCCGTGGCCGAAATATCCCCCCTCGCCGAAAAGCTCCCCATGGTCGGCGGTGATGATGATGTGGGTGCCAGGCGGGCATTTCTTGTAGAGTTTGTCCATAAGCCCATCCAGGTATTCCACGCAATACACCTGCCTGGCGCGGAGGAACTCCATTTTATCCTCGTTGAAGAACTCCACGGCTTCATTGCTCTCGCCGTCCATGTGTTTGAACACGCCATGAACGCCGTGGAGAACCGGTATCTCCTCTTTGGTGAGCATGTAGGGGTAATGGGTTTCGCCCAGGTTGAGGAAGTAGAACGTGGGCTTTTCGGGGTCGAAGGATATCTCCTCTATCATCCCGGCGAAATCGTTATGGCTGTCCATAAGCTTGTATTCGTCGAAATGGGCTGAAAAGCCGGTGAACCGGTTCAGCACCGGCAGGGAAACCTTACCCACGGTTTTGTAGCCGAGTTTCCTCAGCTTGCAAGGCAGGGAAAGCTCCGGCACGAAGGATTTGAACTCCAGGTCGGGTATGCCAAGCCGGTCCCGCCATTTGGTGAAATCTTCCTTATACACTTCGGAGGCGAACACCCCGGTGGGGGAGGTGTGGGGGCTAATGCCCATCAGCAGGACGAAATGGGAGGGTGAAGTCCACGAGGCGAAACTGTACCGACTGTCCGCCTGGCCCAGCCTGTCCATATTCGGCGTGGCGGCGGAGGCGAAAGAGTCGTACCTGCAAGAGTCCATTACGATGTAAACAAGGTTATTGGGCATGTCACGCTTTCAAAAAATCGTTGTAATAACATCCGGCCCGGCGCGGGAGAGGTTTTTATATACTACCCACCAAGCTTAAAGGACGGTCACCTATCCATTATATTTTATGGAAGCGATGGGTTCAAATAAACGCTGAACGGGTGGTGTCCCAGTTTGAATCTCAAATAACAGACAGATCCTTCACTCCGCTTGCGCTTCGCCCAGGATGACAACGTTATCAACGGCTTTTATATTGTCATTCTGGGCGTAAGTGAAGAATCTCCCATGTACTTTCAAACTGGGATACTACCCTGTAACGGCGTGGATAGAGATTCGCTCTTCGCCGTGGCCGCAGACCACGGTTTTCCATTGGCGGTTGGAAGACTGGGGCCGGGCGACCCCTACCTTACCGTTGGCCACATGAAATAGAAGGGTTTCCCGTCTTTCATCACCCGGTAACATTCCGCCGATGGGCCCACCTCCACCCGTTCGGCGGTGGCAAGGTTGGCCCCGGCCAGCGTCCGGGCCATCAGGGCGTAGGTATGATAGGCTGGTTTTAGATCCGCCCGGCCATCGTTGGCTGGGTTGTGGATGATACCAGCGGAATCGAAAAATCCATGCCTCCCGCCGAACATGTAATGGTCGGTCACCGCCGCCCAGAAAACCTTTTTCACTCCCGCCGCGTAGGCCGTAACATAGCGTCTCACCACATCCGCCGCCTGCGCCGCGTCGGAGGTGTTAGGGTCGCCGCTCATGGCGGAGGGGGAGGCGGTCTCGGTCATCCATATTTCCGCGTCCCTGTACCCGTACCGGTCTAGCATGTTCCGCGCGGCGCGGTATTCCTCTTTAATCCGGCGATACTCGCCGTAATAGCCGAACACATGCCGCATGTCGAAATGGTCGAAAGCCCGTTTGCCTTTCAGGGCGGCGAGCGCCTGCTCGAAATACGCGGCGCCGTTATCGTTCAGATAGCCGCTGGTGACAAGGGAACAGGCCGGGCACGACTCTTTCAGCGTGTCGTAGGTCACCTTCAACGCCCGGGCGTAATCCTCGGCGGCCATGTAATTGTCCGCCTCGTTGCCCAGCGAATAATATTTCACCATGGGCAGTTTGGCGAATAGCTTCCGCAGGAAATTTGTGTACTCCTCGCTCTGATGGTCCTGGAACGCCACCCGCCGGGTTTTCATGTCTATGGAGGTAGCTACTTTCGTGCGTTTTTTCTCCTGCATCGGTTCTATGATGAGCAGGACGTTCAAACCGGCTTGGGCCGCTTTTTCCGCGTTTCTGCGGATGGACTCCAGATACGCCTCGCCGGTTTCCATTCCCGGCGCGCCATGCAGGTAAACGGACCAGTTGGCCCCTTTCAGCCCGGAAAGTTTCACCCATCCGAAATTCAGCTCCGGAGTGTGGCGCGTGGCGGCGTCCAGATCATCCGCCAAGAACCCGAAGGACTGGTTGCGAAGGGCCGGGTCTTTGCTTTTCTCCAACGGGTCCTGTGTGACTATCGCCGGGGAACCGTGAAGGGTCACGGTGAGGATACCCCTGTTAAGCCCCGCCATTATGGCCCCATCGGCGGGGTCGTTCACCAAGGGCATTATGTAATACCCGGCGTAAGGATATGGGATGGACAGGGTAACGGGCGCCGTGGGATATTGCCTGCCCATGGCGGATTGCCCCAGCCCCGGACCAGCAGGGGTTGAAACACCCGCTACGCCCGCAAGGCGTTTTATGGAAGCGTCGATTTCCTTGACGGCCATGGCCCGGTCGCTTTGTAACAGGCCCCGGATGCGCATCATGTCGTTCTGGTCGAATACCTCCCGCAGGTGAACACCCTTTTCCCGAAGGCTGAACGCCCAGTTGGAGACAGCCTGAAAACGCTCATCGGCGTTTTCCATTGTGGTGGGGGAGGAGAGCAGATAGTCGTAATTCACGTTCCCGCCCCGCGCCATACCCCCTCTGCCCCTGCCCATGGGTTGTGCCAAGGAATCCACGGCGCACAAGGCGATAAACGCGGCCAATAACGGGAAAACGGCTTTTTTCATGGAACCCTCATTAATTGACGGCTTTTTTATTAGCGCCGCGCAGTTTGAAAATAATGTTCACCATGGCCACGTTCATGGCCAGGTACAGCAGGGGATACCTGCCCAGCATGGAGGTGTACTCATATTCGATAAGCCCATGCACATACACCTCGCCGATGGTAACAGCCAGCGCTCCGGTAAGTAACAGGCGCAACCTGCGGTCATCTTCGCAAAGGGCCCAAGCCTTATGGGAACTGGTGGCCATGAAGTAGAACGCAAATAGCAGAATGACAAGCCCGGCCAACCCGATATCAAAAAACAGGGAAAGATAAACGCTATGGACCTCCGGCGCCTCGGAATAGTGGACGAACCCTCCTGGCCCCAGGCCGAAAACAAGCTTTAGGGGGTGATGGTTCATTTCCGCAAAGCCTTTCTTCCACCACTCCACCCTGGCGCCTATGCCTGTGGAGCTGTCTTCCCCCTCGGAGCTGGTATCAACTTTTTTGTCGCCGGAGAAAAAGAGCGTGCCGGTATAGCCGAAACCGGTGAGGATACGGTCTATAAAACCCGGTTTGGTTGCCAGTATCATAACTACGGTCAATAACCCGAACACAGTCATGGAGGTGAATACCCATTTCCTGGTCCGGTTATGCAATATGATGAACGCGGCAATCCCGGCCACACACCCCACCAGGGCTCCCCTGGCGGTGGTCAGCAACATGCCAGTGAAAACATAAAGGCCCGCCACAACGTAATAATATTTTTTCCATTTGGAGATAACATCAAAAAGCCTGGTGAACGCCAGAATGAATCCAGCGGCCAGGAAGCCCGCAGTTTGGTCCACCCCGCCAAGGCCGCCTGGGCGGTTCTCAACCTCCACAAGGCCATAGGCGTACCCGATCGTTTTATTGATGAAAGTCCGTTCGGTGAAACCCTCGTCATACGCCGTCCAAAAAAGGAAGGAGGCGGCGATGACGCCGGAAATAATCACAAGATCGAAAAACCTGGACATGTCCCGCGGGGAACGAACCGTAAGCGTGACGATGAAATAAAAGGCCACGTTCATCACGAACAATGAAAGGCTTGTGGCGCCGAAGAAAAAGTTTGGCGCCCATACCAAAGCGGTGGCTTCCAGCGCCAGTACCAGCAGAAGGCAAATATCCATGGGGTGGGCCACCAGCGGCCCGAAACCCGA
This DNA window, taken from Nitrospinota bacterium, encodes the following:
- a CDS encoding O-antigen ligase family protein, which translates into the protein MEYTLGRRDVAPAIFIAISALAGLMGVLLPLETFAYTLAGGAFLAATLFFWRFGLVILMLCLPIETAQIFLASGIYTVKFPVYFFLAILICVAIFLYWRPSGFGPLVAHPMDICLLLVLALEATALVWAPNFFFGATSLSLFVMNVAFYFIVTLTVRSPRDMSRFFDLVIISGVIAASFLFWTAYDEGFTERTFINKTIGYAYGLVEVENRPGGLGGVDQTAGFLAAGFILAFTRLFDVISKWKKYYYVVAGLYVFTGMLLTTARGALVGCVAGIAAFIILHNRTRKWVFTSMTVFGLLTVVMILATKPGFIDRILTGFGYTGTLFFSGDKKVDTSSEGEDSSTGIGARVEWWKKGFAEMNHHPLKLVFGLGPGGFVHYSEAPEVHSVYLSLFFDIGLAGLVILLFAFYFMATSSHKAWALCEDDRRLRLLLTGALAVTIGEVYVHGLIEYEYTSMLGRYPLLYLAMNVAMVNIIFKLRGANKKAVN
- a CDS encoding sulfatase-like hydrolase/transferase — its product is MPNNLVYIVMDSCRYDSFASAATPNMDRLGQADSRYSFASWTSPSHFVLLMGISPHTSPTGVFASEVYKEDFTKWRDRLGIPDLEFKSFVPELSLPCKLRKLGYKTVGKVSLPVLNRFTGFSAHFDEYKLMDSHNDFAGMIEEISFDPEKPTFYFLNLGETHYPYMLTKEEIPVLHGVHGVFKHMDGESNEAVEFFNEDKMEFLRARQVYCVEYLDGLMDKLYKKCPPGTHIIITADHGELFGEGGYFGHGPIFHEKVFEVPFLEGPVPASGN
- a CDS encoding molybdopterin-dependent oxidoreductase, which gives rise to MNIFNSVCRSCHGGCGTLVHVKNGRVEKVKGNPQSPVSRGWLCVKGAKAADVANHPARLTTPLKRTGGRGEGKWSPLSWETALDEIAGHLARIKSETGPESIAIGQGTGRHHYMHTVRFANALGTPNWYEPGLAQCFIPRVTISNLTYGGFITPDYYGETNPALIIFWAHNPLITCADGELAPAVLRAMANGSKTVAIDPRRSETGEKCGMWLPIRAGTDAALALAMINVIITRGLYDKPFVENWTSGFAGLSERVADCTPEWASQITGLPVEDIIRVATLYATVKPGVIEWGLGLEQNANSTQTVRAIAILRAITGNLDKPGGDILGMNILNPYPTLKDKLPPDAGKKRIGSGAFKLLGGWRAYMPSAHIPGLFHAMREGDPYRVRALMLFGNNPLTTVANSRGVYEAMKKLDMLVATDHFMTPSAAMADYVLPAAFWTEFEGLMGFPLVTENYAFAHAKITQTGECRQDEWIMDQLMARLNLPGADMTYRQIFDYQLAPTGMTFDGLLKSGGGLTPSIRYEKYAEKGFRTPSRKVELSCSGLKRMGYDPLPSFTEPPESPTGSPEVAKEFPLILITGARTREFFHSDNRQVESLRKLHPNPMAQLNPGTAQARGIADGDWVIVTSPRGQARMKAEVTENIRPDTVSVEHGWWFPEQSETNLFGVFDSNANVLVSDEPPYDPAFGSCRLRGILCEIRKA